The following proteins come from a genomic window of Corynebacterium falsenii:
- the secG gene encoding preprotein translocase subunit SecG, which yields MILTLQIILVITSLLMGLSVLLHKGKGGGLSSLFGGGMQSNLSGSTVAEKNLDRLTITTAVIWLIALMALNLVLHYNL from the coding sequence TTGATCCTCACTCTGCAGATCATCTTGGTCATCACCAGCCTGCTCATGGGGCTTTCCGTGCTGCTCCACAAGGGTAAGGGCGGTGGCCTGTCCAGCCTGTTCGGCGGCGGTATGCAGTCTAACCTTTCCGGCTCCACGGTGGCGGAGAAGAACCTCGATCGTCTGACGATCACCACCGCCGTCATCTGGCTCATCGCCCTCATGGCGCTGAACCTGGTGCTGCACTACAACCTCTAG